Proteins from one Pithys albifrons albifrons isolate INPA30051 chromosome 2, PitAlb_v1, whole genome shotgun sequence genomic window:
- the MIA3 gene encoding transport and Golgi organization protein 1 homolog isoform X3 yields MCRGKAMRDFKGPDCRFVNFKKGEAVYVYYKLIGESTELWAGSVGSDFGYFPKDLLEINHNYSNEELELPTDETDFVCFDGGRDDFDNYNVDELLKSLQETIASEGQTELSDPGTKPAEGTERDKEIEQDDRVKSLGALETDKQSTEEDKEGLVLTDEVDSSLTEGTENAGGDSSVNSHTENSQGDQIAHEHLKGMLHGKLKGLESENTKNTSIPQGETSQLDQENEEVNAYMLLNRELSVNLKTKFGSTADAVVSDDEVTRLVTSLEDDLNEDLSINPHDAEEEPDFEDQSAEIPLLSFMVENEITSPKDLEDDGNNDIESQNHEPDEDAKGARKLNNQRDNEEEPNSDALLLQDAFSRSETLGDSGSVDRSESKQTKEKQDDVVLISKREAPATTQPEDLSKELLGVRKEPVSTDDLSSKEKPNKTKQFEVQLTDGTESRTGALKSTPVPDPPALPGLEDDLESKSFIKNKQDALQPSDDDINKFLERAPLAQIEKGEKKFEDDTSEEVLESDLKHKRSLDKTEGKGRAESKSSADVPAKPVEEVKNASQSELGDTDLLRVKVEHGMPAVEKELLGHEEDLKKIRETDNENKITASPNKELEIKRRSMKENPAGEEDPSHSRAVEQPRPWENETEYSEANVNEEPSRNFGKMPVFEESIEKSSPEEKSKSTAQNTNTENLTQQGTAHTEDADSDRNHDTDLAKERTLRPELQSEEPDAEDYPDLKRVEDELLEDENAASAKLSQARAANIQGDTLHTENTDSELEGLSEAVSGTPNPTYKTGKDTNLVSKEDNKAISIQNASETGNKDADVPVRKDAQLNEMEHVMEDYEESSETEESPALEEDNFQSPDEEDNNYFDQRKDNFPESILQKDSKEVQNSEHTRNDQQQPAHFPTPADSSAATNGTVTDFNESVQQLTIMRDFLDEKRVMRLQKYLGFQHVVRIEGMFHDMKVEMELARKAGHNNGDIEKALDQILEFSESNIMDVVGKVLDSRVAENKEEVVKEMDLYDEESALMDDIQELIYSLRSKYSSASESVPLASAPEQEDDQLHIQDDAKEAEYDRVTIRNPNAIDEGNQEFWQLEDKRPERPFEEEERVLNVPPEHEEASFSDNGEAKEVYDSERGSLLEDTSFGSVDSGQSAQEDIAAGADGADAGAPWRAARELLRLLVATLPEEMRPGPDFHGLPWEPVIMTALVGIVTLAIFFWRTCLSVKSRIYQVTEKQLAEKIKNLLQEKTEILEKLSEYDQKIKEAKESMKEAQEQKDILSDETAGLKDTVKELEEAKHQLDDKVKNLHTMLETERKKNEKKQNKISETQKSLEKLQEAINVHSAELSEVQIALNEAKLSEEKVKSELLHVQEENARLKKSKEQLLKEAEGWSERHSELREQIQMYQKSQKDIEETLAYKENEIEVLTNCIMQLKQLDMDSEAKKDDKGCEWSLGDDLANGELPDIESEKMKTQIKQMMDVSRVKTMLSIVEEDRNLLQSKLNDEVAARHELEEKIKTLEHDSSSLQSAKTQLENECKTLQQKVEILGELYQQKEMALQKKLTQEEYERQEKEQKLSAADEKAVLAIEEVKVYKQRIQDMEEELQKTERSYKNQIAAHEKKAHDNWLIARSAERALAEEKREAANLRQKLIEVNQKIVMLQRPVIVKPTPGRPDRQVPPRRGPLSRDGSSGPSPVSGGNPSPTQMIEVPARPLSAPRREGARGEFVVDGPHPAPRRPPELPGRMSVPDIGPVVASLISNEPRTSSPSTAMDGVQPSPKESEAPSVTTDSPSTTEAAAGNASAKGPSPFPGTPIMPSPVMGPPPPPPVRYGPPPPPLRGHFGPRPHPVPQVCGAPLPPPAARDFLPGPRLGIRDLPPGPLPPPPDPRGYARGHPPFRPLGPPGPRDYPPSPRLPPQASRDYTPPPNRDLPPSAPRD; encoded by the exons ATGTGCCGAGGGAAGGCAATGCGGGATTTTAAAGGTCCGGATTGTCGCTTTGTAAATTTCAAGAAGGGAGAAGCGGTGTACGTATATTACAAACTAATAGGAGAATCAACAGAGCTTTGGGCTGGAAGC GTTGGAAGTGATTTTGGATATTTTCCAAAGGATTTACTTGAAATAAATCATAATTATTCCAATGAGGAGCTAGAATTGCCAACAGAT gaaACAGACTTTGTTTGCTTTGATGGTGGACGGGATGACTTTGATAATTATAATGTGGATGAGCTTTTGAAGTCATTGCAAGAGACGATAGCAAGTGAAGGGCAAACTGAATTGAGTGATCCGGGAACAAAACCAGCTGAAGGAACAGAGAGAGATAAAGAGATTGAACAGGATGATAGAGTAAAGTCCCTTGGTGCTTTGGAGACAGACAAGCAAAGCactgaagaagacaaagaaggCCTCGTCTTGACAGACGAAGTAGACAGTTCTCTTACAGAAGGAACTGAAAATGCTGGGGGAGACTCCAGTGTCAATAGTCACACAGAAAACTCTCAGGGAGATCAAATTGCACATGAGCACTTGAAAGGAATGCTACATGGGAAATTAAAAGGGCTAGAAAGTGAAAATACCAAAAACACTAGTATTCCTCAGGGTGAAACCAGTCAACTTGACCAAGAGAATGAAGAAGTCAATGCCTATATGCTTTTAAACAGAGAGCTCTCTGTgaacttgaaaacaaaatttggCTCAACTGCTGATGCTGTTGTATCAGATGATGAAGTGACTCGCCTTGTTACGTCACTGGAAGATGATTTAAATGAAGATTTGAGCATTAATCCTCatgatgcagaggaggagccaGACTTTGAAGATCAGTCTGCAGAAATCCCTTTGCTGTCTTTTATGGTAGAGAATGAAATTACATCCCCAAAGGATTTAGAAGATGATGGAAACAATGACATTGAGTCACAAAACCATGAACCTGATGAAGATGCAAAGGGTGCTAGAAAGCTAAATAACCAAAGAGACAATGAGGAGGAACCCAATTCAGATGCATTACTTCTTCAGGATGCCTTCAGTAGGAGCGAGACATTGGGTGACAGTGGAAGTGTGGACAGGTCTGAATCTAAACAGACAAAAGAGAAACAGGATGATGTGGTGCTAATTAGTAAAAGAGAAGCACCAGCAACAACTCAACCTGAGGATCTCTCCAAAGAACTCCTTGGGGTTAGAAAGGAACCTGTAAGTACAGATGATCTGagttcaaaagaaaaaccaaacaaaaccaaacagtttGAAGTGCAGCTCACTGATGGAACAGAGTCACGTACTGGAGCACTGAAGAGTACACCTGTGCCTGATCCTCCTGCTTTGCCTGGTCTAGAAGATGATCTAGAGTCCAaatcatttattaaaaacaagcaaGATGCTTTACAACCATCTGATGATGATATCAACAAATTTCTTGAAAGAGCGCCACTTGCTCAGATAGAGAAAGGTGAGAAAAAGTTTGAGGATGATACCTCAGAGGAGGTCTTGGAGAGTGATTTAAAGCACAAAAGGTCACTGGacaaaacagaagggaaaggaagagctgAGAGCAAGTCTTCTGCTGATGTTCCAGCCAAACCAGTAGAAGAGGTAAAAAATGCATCTCAAAGTGAATTAGGAGATACTGACCTCTTGAGAGTGAAAGTGGAGCATGGAATGCCTGCAGTGGAGAAAGAACTTCTTGGACATgaagaagatttaaaaaaaataagggaaactgataatgaaaataaaataactgcCTCTCCTAACAaagaactggaaataaaaaggagaagcaTGAAAGAAAATCCTGCAGGGGAGGAAGACCCAAGCCATAGCAGAGCTGTTGAGCAACCTAGGCCATGGGAAAATGAGACTGAGTATTCAGAGGCAAATGTGAATGAAGAACCTTCAAGAAATTTTGGAAAGATGCCAGTATTTGAAGAAAGCATTGAGAAAAGTTCCcctgaagaaaaatcaaaaagcaCTGCACAGAATACTAATACAGAGAATCTTACTCAGCAAGGAACTGCTCATACTGAGGATGCAGACTCAGATAGAAATCATGACACAGATTTAGCTAAAGAAAGAACATTAAGACCAGAATTGCAATCTGAAGAGCCAGATGCTGAAGATTACCCTGACCTGAAACGTGTAGAAGATGAGCTACTGGAAGATGAGAATGCAGCAAGTGCTAAGCTGTCACAAGCAAGGGCTGCAAATATACAGGGTGATACACTACATACTGAAAATACAgattctgaattggaaggacTAAGTGAAGCTGTTTCAGGAACCCCAAATCCTACTTATAAAACAGGAAAGGACACAAACTTGGTTTCTAAGGAGGATAACAAAGCAATCAGCATCCAAAATGCAAGTGAGACTGGGAACAAAGATGCTGACGTACCAGTGAGAAAAGATGCTCAATTGAATGAGATGGAACATGTAATGGAAGATTATGAGGAGTCTTCTGAAACTGAGGAATCACCAGCTCTGGAAGAAGATAATTTCCAATCTCCTGATGAAGAAGACAACAATTACTTTGACCAAAGGAAAGATAATTTCCCAGAGAGCATTTTACAGAAAGACTCAAAAGAGGTGCAAAATTCAGAGCATACAAGAAATGACCAGCAGCAGCCTGCACATTTCCCCACCCCTGCTGACAGCTCAGCAGCCACAAATGGCACTGTAACAGACTTCAATGAGTCTGTGCAACAGCTCACAATAATGAGAGATTTTCTTGATGAGAAGCGTGTGATGCGCCTACAAAAGTACCTTGGGTTCCAACATGTGGTTAGGATAGAAGGCATGTTTCACGACATGAAGGTGGAGATGGAGCTTGCACGCAAGGCAGGCCATAATAATGGAGACATAGAAAAAGCCTTGGACCAGATACTTGAGTTTTCAGAATCTAACATTATGGATGTCGTAGGAAAAGTTCTGGATTCCAGAGTGGCAGAAAATAAAGAGGAGGTGGTGAAAGAGATGGATTTGTACGATGAGGAGAGTGCACTGATGGATGACATTCAAGAATTAATATATTCTTTAAGGAGTAAATATTCATCTGCTAGTGAGAGTGTCCCACTTGCATCTGCTCCAGAACAGGAAGATGACCAGCTGCACATTCAAG ATGATGCAAAAGAGGCTGAATATGACAGAGTTACCATCAGAAACCCGAATGCCATTGATGAAGGCAATCAGGAATTTTGGCAGCTTGAAGATAAGAGGCCAGAGCGACCTTttgaggaggaagagagggtTCTTAATGTTCCACCTGAGCATGAAGAGGCCAGTTTCTCAGATAATGGAGAAGCCAAAGAAGTGTATGACAGTGAAAGAGGATCGCTCCTGGAAGACACTTCCTTTGGATCAGTGGATTCAGGACAGAGTGCCCAGGAGGACATTGCTGCAG GTGCCGACGGGGCGGACGCGGGCGCCCCCTGGCGGGCGGCGCGGGAGCTGCTGCGGCTG TTGGTTGCCACCCTGCCTGAGGAAATGCGTCCTGGGCCTGATTTCCATGGACTTCCGTGGGAGCCTGTTATTATGACCGCCTTAGTGGGAATTGTCACgcttgctatttttttctggagaacCTGCCTTTCA GTAAAGAGTCGAATTTATCAAG tgACTGAAAAGCAACTTGCTGAAAAGATTAAAAACcttctgcaagaaaaaacagaaatcttAGAAAAGTTGTCAGAATATGATCAAAAG ATAAAGGAAGCAAAGGAATCCATGAAAGAGGCCCAAGAACAAAAAGACATTCTCTCTGATGAAACTGCAGGGCTTAAG gaCACTGTCAAAGAACTGGAAGAAGCAAAGCATCAACTAGATGACAAAGTGAAAAATCTGCACACAATGCTTGAAAcggagagaaaaaagaatgagaagaaacagaacaag ATCTCTGAAACCCAGAAGTCCTTGGAGAAGCTTCAGGAGGCTATCAATGTGCATTCTGCAGAGCTTTCAGAG GTGCAGATAGCGCTCAATGAAGCTAAACTAAGTGAAGAAAAGGTGAAATCTGAGCTTCTTCACGTGCAGGAGGAGAATGCCAGGCTGAAAAAGAGCAAGGAGCAG CTGCTTAAAGAAGCTGAAGGTTGGAGTGAGAGGCATTCTGAGCTCCGTGAGCAGATCCAAATGTATCAGAAATCTCAGAAGGATATAGAAGAAACCCTTGcctacaaagaaaatgaaattgaa GTTTTAACTAACTGCATTATGCAGCTGAAGCAGCTGGACATGGATTCAGAGGCCAAGAAGGATGACAAGGGGTGTGAGTGGAGCCTGGGAGATGACCTGGCCAATGGAGAGTTGCCAG aTATTGAGAGTGAGAAGATGAAGACTCAGATTAAGCAGATGATGGATGTCTCCAGG GTAAAAACTATGTTATCCATAgttgaagaagacagaaatcTTCTGCAATCCAAACTGAATGATGAAGTAGCAGCAAGACATGAGCTGGAAG agaaaataaaaacattggaACATGACAGCTCTTCACTCCAATCAGCCAAAACTCAACTGGAAAATGAATGCAAAACTCTACAGCAGAAAGTGGAGATACTTGGTGAACTCTACCAGCAGAAGGAGATGGCACTCCAGAA AAAACTAACCCAGGAAGAGTATGAGCGTCAGGAGAAGGAGCAAAAATTATCTGCTGCAGATGAAAAAGCCGTGCTGGCCATCGAGGAAGTGAAAGTTTACAA GCAAAGGATCCAAGATATGGAAGAAGAATTGCAGAAAACAGAGAGATCTTACAAAAACCAG ATTGCTGCTCATGAGAAAAAGGCACATGACAACTGG CTCATTGCCCGCTCTGCAGAGAGAGCTCTGgctgaggaaaaaagagaagcagcCAACCTGAGACAAAA atTGATAGAAGTAAACCAAAAAATCGTCATGCTTCAAAGACCAGTAATTGTAAAGCCAACTCCAGGCAGACCCGATCGCCAGGTCCCACCACGACGAG GGCCCTTAAGCAGAGATGGCTCTTCTGGCCCATCACCTGTGAGTGGAGGAAATCCATCCCCCACACAGATGATAGAAGTTCCTGCTCgacccctctctgctcctcGAAGGGAAGGTGCAAGGGGTGAATTTG TGGTGGATGGCCCCCACCCTGCTCCACGGAGGCCACCAGAGTTACCTGGAAGGATGTCTGTTCCAG ACATTGGGCCTGTTGTAGCATCCCTGATCAGCAATGAGCCAAGAACCTCCTCCCCTTCCACAGCAATGGATGGAGTG caaccCTCTCCCAAAGAGTCTGAAGCCCCCAGTGTAACTACTGATTCACCTTCAACCACTGAAGCAGCTGCA GGTAATGCCAGTGCCAAAGGCCCGTCTCCCTTCCCTGGGACACCCATCATGCCCTCCCCAGTGATGGGACCTCCTCCTCCACCGCCTGTCCGCTATGGACCACCACCGCCTCCTCTGCGAGGACACTTTGGGCCTCGACCTCATCCTGTGCCCCAAG tTTGTGGTGCTCCCTTGCCACCTCCAGCTGCAAGAGATTTCTTACCTGGTCCGCGTTTAGGAATAAGAGATTTGCCTCCTGGCCCACTCCCGCCTCCCCCAGACCCAAGAGGCTACGCACGTGGGCACCCTCCTTTTCGACCCCTAGGCCCTCCTGGCCCCAGGGATTATCCTCCAAGCCCACGGCTACCCCCACAAGCTTCCAGAGACTATACACCACCTCCCAACAGAGACTTGCCTCCGTCGGCACCCAGAGACTAA